Part of the Streptomyces sp. NBC_01460 genome, GACGGCGGACATCGGGTCGGAGCCCCGGCCGGAGTAGGAGATCTCGTCGTCCGAGACCTGGAGCGAGGGCCCCGTGCCCTTCTGGGTCCAGACCTCTTCGCCGTTCTTCTCGCTCCGTGTGTAGCCGTTGGACTTCAGCGACGTGGTGATCGCAGACGCATCGAACGAGCCCTCCCAGTGGCCCGCCTCGTCCGTGTCGACCGCCGTGTCGATCTGGGTCACCCTGAAGCTCTGCCCGAGCAGACGGGATCCGTCCGAGCCCATCATGAAGCTGCCCGGTTGCGCGACGGAGGCGAACCGGCTCGAATCGCCCTTGCTCAGCTTCTGTACGGCAGCGGCGTCGAGATAGGTCACCTGCTTCGTATCGCTGTCACCCGCAAGCGTTCGGAGCCCTGTGAGCAACCGCGAACCGCCGTCGCCGGAGCCGGAGGAGCAGCCGGCGACCGCTGCCAGAAGGACCATGGCAAGAGCGGCGGCGCCTACGGCCGGTCCGCGTGCTGTTGTGCGCATGATCAGGCAGCGTATACCGCTGTCCGATCGGCGCATGTCAGATGAGCGGAGAGAGCTTCTTCGCCGTACTGCAGTGCTCGGCCCGTCCGTGCCGCCACAGCTGCACCGCGGTCAGGGTGAGCAGTGCGGCGAACACCAGGAGGAAGACGCCCGCGATCACCGTCTGCCGACCGCCCCCTTTCGCCGCGTCATCGAGGGAGAGCAGGCCGAGGGCGGACAGCAGCACCCCCGCCATGTACACCGAGCGGACGCGCCGTAGCTGCCGCACCGCACGAGGAGCAAGAGCAAAACGCTTCACGAGAGCCATGCTCGTCTTCGTACCCCCTACGGCAGCGATGAGACATCGGGTCAGCGGACAACTGAGCCGAGCGGCCGAGGTATTGCGTGTGGCGGAGGCCGGATTCCGGGCACCAGAAGGGATGCCCACCGACCGACCACCGTGAGGAGCCGACCGTGGCCCTGGTACAGCTCGACCTCCCCGACCCGATGGCCCTGCGAGGGCGCTGGGCGGCACTCGCCGCGGTACGGGCCGCCGCAGGGAGCGGTGAGCGGTGCCGGGCGCTCGGCGCGCTGTGGCACTACGACGACGGACACGGCAGCTGGGCCGATCTGCACCACCTCGACGAGGGGCGCGCCGTACTGCTCGGGCAGGACCGGAACGACTCGGAGACGTACTACGCCGAGGCCGCCGACTTCTTCGAGGAGAAGGAGACCGACCTGCTGGCCGGTGCGCCCGACTGGTGGGAGAGGCCCGTCCGGCGGGCCAGGGACGAGGAGCTCTTCCTCGGCTTCGTGTACGGCTTCGACGGCAGCGTCTGGCAGCGCGCGGAGTACGAGCTCGATGACGGGTTCGCGAGTGTGCGGCTCCCGCCGCTCAGCGACGAGCGGACCCGTGAAGGGGTCCCTGGCCCTCGCCTCGCACACGGGCGCCTCGCACACGGCCGAAGCCGGCCTGTCCGGGCCCTCCGAGGAGTCCGTCGACGCGCTGATCGCCGCTGATGCCGAGGTCGATCCCGCCCTGGTCACCAGAGTCGTTCCCGTCGGCTGGGACACGCAGGCCGGGGCCGCGGCGGCCCGCGCGTTCCTGGCGGATGACCGTGCGGGGGTGAGGCCCCGGGGGTGACCCGGGACCTCACCCCCGCCTCCGGAGGCTCGCACCCACCAAGTATCTTGATGATTGAAATACCTTGAGTGGTGCGAGGGGAGTCCTGGGTGATCTCGTCGGCGTTCGCCGTGCTCGCGGCCGCGCAGTTGTGGTTGGCGGTGTCCCTGGGACGCCACTGGCGGGCGACGCCACATCTGCTGTCAGCTGTGCCGACCTTGGTGTGCTCCGCGCTGGTCTGGGACAACGCCGTGATCGCCGTCGGGAGTGCGGCGGGAGCCGGGCCGCTGCTGAAGGCCGTGAGCGTCCCCCGCTTCGTCGCGCACGCGCTGCTGACGCCCTTTCTGGTGCTCTGGTCGTTGTCCGCCGTGGACCGGGCGGGACTGAGCTGGGCAGGGCGAACACCGGTACGGGCGGCCGCCGTCGGCCTCACCGTCCTTCTGGTGGTGCTGGGCGCGCTCCACGACATCCTCGGTCTGTCGCTCCGTGCGGAGCGCTGGGCGGGCTCGCTCCGCTACGTGAACGACGCGGCCTCGCCGGCCGGCCCGCTGCCCGCCATCATCAGCGGACTGGTGGTGCTGGCCGCGGGGATCGTGCTGTGGCGGCGGACCGGGTTCGTGCGGCTGGCGCTCACCGCCGGCGTGATGGTCGCGGTCTCCGGGGCGGCCGCTTCGGTACCCGTACTCGGCAACGCCGGAGAAGTCGTGCTCGGCATCGGGCTGTTGCTGACCGTCCGCAGGCTGCTGCCCCTGCCGCACGAAGGCCGACGGGCCCACCCCGTCGCGCCGCACCGGCCGCGTCCTCGCTGACGGGCCGGCCTCGGCGTCAGGCGTCCGACGGCACGTACCTGCTCAGCCGATAGGTCGTCGGATGTGCCAGGCGTCCGCACAGGGTGTCGATGCGCAGCTCCGACAGGTCTGCCGGACGTGGTCCCGTCCGCAACCTGCGTACCCGCTCACGGAACTCGACCGGGTCCTGGGTCTCCAGGACGACGTCCCAGCGGCCCGCACGGTCCGATGCCGGAGCCGCCCTGCGGCTGTTCACGAGCTTGCGTTTCCTCTGTCCGGGCACGGTGCTCAGCCTGGCGGTACCGGAACGTCCTGGCAAGGCTCGTTCTCGCGTGCCCGCACCCCAGCGGCGCGCCGCGCCCCGTCCACCCTGCTCCCGCACCCTTCCACCCTGCCCCGCGCCCTCCCGCGTTCCTGCGGCGGCACCGGTCCGGTGGTCGTGTGCACCGCGCCGGGGGCCACCCGCCCGGAGCGCACGGCACCGGGCGACCGTGGAGGCCTGACGCCGGAGGACCTTCCGATCGGTGCCCAAAGCTTCACGCAACCTCCCTATAGTGGGGGCGCGTTGATCGTATGGCCGCAACGCGCGAAGCCGTCTCCCAGGAGTCCGTACGATGACGACCCCCTCCTTATCAGCCACGTCCACATCCGGGGGAGGCTGCCCCGCGCACGCCGCGAGCGCCGCCGTGCCTCTGAGCGGGCCCGAGTTCCACACCGAGCCGCAGGCCGTCTACCGGTCCATGCGCCACTCCTACGGACCCGTCGTGCCCGTCGAGCTCCCCGGCGGCTTTCCGGCCTGGCTGGTCATCGGATACCGCGAGCTCCACCAGGTGACCAGCGAAGGGGAGTTGTTCCCCCGTGACGTCGGCCTCTGGAACCAGTGGAAGCACATCCCGGAGGACTGGCCGCTGCTCCCCATGGTCGGACGGCCTATGCCCTCCATCTACTTCACCGCGGGCGCCGAGCACCGGCGGCACTCCGAGATGGTCGTGCCCGCGCTCGAAGCCGCGGACCCCTTCGAGATCCGGGAGCACTGCGAGCAGCTGGCCGACCGCCTCATCGACGCCATCTGCGCCCGGGGGACCGCCGACCTCGTCGCGGAGTTCGCCGAACCGCTGCCCGTGCTCGTCCTCGCCCGCCTCGTCGGCTTCCCGGACGAGGAGGGCGCGGACATCGCCCGGGTGCTGAAGGACCTGGCCGACGGAGGACCCGGCGCCCATGAGGCGTACGGCCGCTTCGGGGAGCACATGCAACAGCTGGTGGCGGCCAAGCGGGTCACCCCCGGCGACGACGTCACCTCCCGGATGCTCGCCGACCCGGAGCCCTTCACGGACGAGGAGTACGCCCTCGACCTCATGGCCGTCACAGCCGCCGGGCACCTCACCACCGCCGACTGGATCAGCAACTCGCTGCGGCTGATGCTCACCGAGGACCAGTTCGCCGACTCCCTCGCGGGAGGGCACCGCAGTGTCGGCGACGCGATGAACGAGGTCCTCTGGGAGGAGAGCCCTACCCAGATCCTCGCCGGCCGGTGGGCGGTCCGCGACACGCAGCTCGGCGGCCGGACCATCCGAGCCGGGGACATGCTCCTGCTCGGCCTGGGGGCGGCCAACACCGACCCGCTGATACGCCAGGAGATGAGCTCGGCCGGCGCGGGGCACCGCTCGGGGAACGGGGCGCATCTGGCGTTCAGCCACGGGGAGTACCGCTGCCCCTTCCCGGCCCAGGAGATCGCGGAGACCATCGCCCGTACCGCCATCGAGGTCATCCTCGACCGGCTGCCCGACCTCGAACTCGCCGTACCCGCCCAGGACCTGGTCCGACGGCCGTCCGCCTTCCTGCGCGGGATGAACGCGCTTCCCGTCCGGTTCGCTCCCGCACACACGACAGGAGACCCGCTGTGAACTGCCCCTACGCGACCGTGGTCATCGACCCCATGGTCCAGGACCTCGACGGTGAGACCGAGGAGCTGCGGGCCTCCGCCCCGCTCGCCCGCATCGAGCTGCTCGGGGTCCCCGCCTGGACCGTCACCAGCCATGCCGAGGCCCGTCAGCTCCTCGTCGACGCACGCCTGGTGAAGGACCTGGACGCCTGGGGCCTCTGGCAGAGCGGAGAGGTCACCCACGCCTGGCCGCTGATCGGCATGATCGACGCCGGGCGCTCCATGTTCACGGTGGACGGCGAGGAGCACCGCCGGCTGCGGACGAAGACCTCCCAGGCCCTCACCCCGCGCCGGCTGGAGGCGATCCGCCCGGACATCGAGAAGTTCACCGAGGAACTGCTGGACGCGCTCGCCGCCCAGGGTGAGGGCGGCGTCGTCGACCTGAAGGCCGTGTTCGCCCAGCCGCTCCCGATGAAGGTGGTCGGCCTCCTGATGGGGGTGGACGAGGCGTTGCACCCCATGCTGACCCGGCAGTACAAGGCCTTCTTCTCCATGCTCACCCCGCAGGAGGACCGGATGGCCCTGCTGGCCGAGCTCGACGTCTTCTACGCCGAACTGGTGCGGGAGAAGACCGCCCGCCCCACCGACGACCTCACCAGCGCGCTGATCCTCGCCGAGGAGGGCGGGAGGCCGCTCACCGAGGAGGAGGTCGTCGGCAACCTCAAGGCGATGGTGGCTGCCGGGCACGAGACCACCATCGGGCTCATCCTCAACGCCGTACGCGCACTGCTCGCCCACCCCGACCAGCTGCGGATGGTGCTGGACGGGGAGGTTCCGTGGGAGACGGTGGTCGAGGAGACACTGCGCTGGGACACGCCCACCACCCACCTGCTGATGCGGTTCGCCGCCGAGGACATCCAGGTCGGCGACCAGGTGATAGCCAAGGGGGAGGGCGTGGTGATCTCCTACCGGGCCATCGGCCGCGACGTCGTCCAGCACGGGGATGATGCCGACGCCTTCGACATCACCCGTGCGACGCCGATCCGGCACATGACCTTCGGCCACGGGCCCCACATCTGCCCCGGTGCCGCGCTGTCCCGGGTCGAGGCCGGCATCGCGCTGCCCGCGCTGTTCGAGCGTTTCCCGGAGCTGAAGCTCGCGATCGCCGACGACGAGATACGCAAGCTGCCGGTGATGACACAGAACGACATGGAGGCCTTCCCGGTGCTGCTGCACGGCTGAACCGGGCCGGGGCGAGGTGTTCCGTCGCCACGGACGGTGAGCCCCCGGTGAGGCTCCCGTCCGTGCCGACGGCCCTCTCGGGCACGTCTGTTCGGAATGTCGGACGTCGTCCGATTCTTCGGAGGAAGTGGGCGGTTCACGGCAACCCATCCGGTTCCGGCGGCGACTCCGGGGTGCACTCCCCACCCCCGACCTCAAGGAGGTCCCCTCGTGAGCCGCACTCCGAGGAGAACCCTCGCCGTCCTCACCGCCGCCTTCCTGCTGGCCCTCGTGCCGGGCAGCGCGTCCGCGTACCCCAACCCGGGTGTCGTCAACGGCGACATCGTCGTCCACGACCCCAGCATGGTCCGCAGCTCGTCCGGCCAGTACCTGCTCTACTCCACCGGTGAGGGCCTCCAGCTCCGTACCTCCACCGACCGCACCGCCTTCGGCCGCTCCGGGAACGCCTTCACCACCAAGCCGAGCTGGTGGAAGAACTACTCCTCGGCCTCCGACCCCTGGGCCCCGGACATCTCCTACCGGGGTGGCAGGTACCTGATGTACTACGCCGTCTCGTCGTTCGGCTCCAACACGTCGGCCATCGGCTTGGCGGCCTCCACCACCGGCCAGGCGGGCAGCTGGAGCGACTACGGGGTCGTCTACACGTCGAGCTCGTCGAGCGACTACAACGCCATCGACCCCAACCTGTTCGTCGACGACGACGGGAAGTGGTGGCTGTCCTTCGGGTCGTGGTGGACCGGGATCAAGATGATCCGGATCGACCCGTCGACCGGCAAGCAGTACGCGGGGGACACCGCCCGCCGCTCCCTCGCCTCCCGGCCGACCGGGACCAAGGCCGTCGAGGCGCCCTCCGTCGTGAAGCGCAACGGCTACTACTACCTCTTCGCCTCGTACGACACCTGCTGCGCCGGCACCGGCTCCACGTACAAGATCAAGGTGGGCCGGGCGACCGGCGTCACCGGTCCCTACAAGGACAGGAACGGCGTCAGCATGCTCAGCAACGGCGGGACGCCCGTCATGGAGTCGCACGGCCGCTACATCGGCCCGGGCGGCCAGTCGATCCTGGCGGACTCCGACGGCGACCTGCTCGTCTACCACTACTACGACGGCCAGGACAACGGCACCCCGAAGCTCGGAGTCAACCTTCTGAACTGGAGCAGCGGATGGCCCGTCGCCTACTGACCCTCCTGAGCGCCCTCCTGCTGGCGCTCGCCCTGGGGCAGCCGACGTCGGCGTCGGCTGCCGAGGGCCGTCCGTACACCAATCCCGTGAAGGCGCAGAAGGGCGC contains:
- a CDS encoding proteophosphoglycan 5 is translated as MALVQLDLPDPMALRGRWAALAAVRAAAGSGERCRALGALWHYDDGHGSWADLHHLDEGRAVLLGQDRNDSETYYAEAADFFEEKETDLLAGAPDWWERPVRRARDEELFLGFVYGFDGSVWQRAEYELDDGFASVRLPPLSDERTREGVPGPRLAHGRLAHGRSRPVRALRGVRRRADRR
- a CDS encoding cytochrome P450, coding for MTTPSLSATSTSGGGCPAHAASAAVPLSGPEFHTEPQAVYRSMRHSYGPVVPVELPGGFPAWLVIGYRELHQVTSEGELFPRDVGLWNQWKHIPEDWPLLPMVGRPMPSIYFTAGAEHRRHSEMVVPALEAADPFEIREHCEQLADRLIDAICARGTADLVAEFAEPLPVLVLARLVGFPDEEGADIARVLKDLADGGPGAHEAYGRFGEHMQQLVAAKRVTPGDDVTSRMLADPEPFTDEEYALDLMAVTAAGHLTTADWISNSLRLMLTEDQFADSLAGGHRSVGDAMNEVLWEESPTQILAGRWAVRDTQLGGRTIRAGDMLLLGLGAANTDPLIRQEMSSAGAGHRSGNGAHLAFSHGEYRCPFPAQEIAETIARTAIEVILDRLPDLELAVPAQDLVRRPSAFLRGMNALPVRFAPAHTTGDPL
- a CDS encoding cytochrome P450 family protein: MVQDLDGETEELRASAPLARIELLGVPAWTVTSHAEARQLLVDARLVKDLDAWGLWQSGEVTHAWPLIGMIDAGRSMFTVDGEEHRRLRTKTSQALTPRRLEAIRPDIEKFTEELLDALAAQGEGGVVDLKAVFAQPLPMKVVGLLMGVDEALHPMLTRQYKAFFSMLTPQEDRMALLAELDVFYAELVREKTARPTDDLTSALILAEEGGRPLTEEEVVGNLKAMVAAGHETTIGLILNAVRALLAHPDQLRMVLDGEVPWETVVEETLRWDTPTTHLLMRFAAEDIQVGDQVIAKGEGVVISYRAIGRDVVQHGDDADAFDITRATPIRHMTFGHGPHICPGAALSRVEAGIALPALFERFPELKLAIADDEIRKLPVMTQNDMEAFPVLLHG
- a CDS encoding arabinan endo-1,5-alpha-L-arabinosidase, with the protein product MSRTPRRTLAVLTAAFLLALVPGSASAYPNPGVVNGDIVVHDPSMVRSSSGQYLLYSTGEGLQLRTSTDRTAFGRSGNAFTTKPSWWKNYSSASDPWAPDISYRGGRYLMYYAVSSFGSNTSAIGLAASTTGQAGSWSDYGVVYTSSSSSDYNAIDPNLFVDDDGKWWLSFGSWWTGIKMIRIDPSTGKQYAGDTARRSLASRPTGTKAVEAPSVVKRNGYYYLFASYDTCCAGTGSTYKIKVGRATGVTGPYKDRNGVSMLSNGGTPVMESHGRYIGPGGQSILADSDGDLLVYHYYDGQDNGTPKLGVNLLNWSSGWPVAY